Sequence from the Hyalangium minutum genome:
GCACCGGGACTCCCGTCAGGTCCGCGCCGTCCAGGCAGTTCAGGTTCACCGAGTAGAACGCCCCTCCCAGCTCCGGGATGTCACCGTGCCCGAAGGTACGGACCCCACAGACCTTGCAGAACCGGGCATGCCCGGCCTCGTAGCGCGAGTAGTCCCCCAGCACCTCCTGGCCGGAGAGGAGCCGGAAGGCACTCGGCTTCATCAGCACGCCCCACGACCCCGTCTTCGTGCACACCGTGCAGTTGCACCGCGTCGTTCCCTGGCTCGGGTCGAAGTCGGCCTCGAAGCGCACGGCGCCGCACTGGCAGCTGCCTCGATAGGTCTGGAAGCCAGCGGTCTTCGTCGTCTGCGTGGAGGGGGCGTTGCTCATGGCACAAGCTCCTGAAAAGGGGGCCGAGACCCGCTCGGGGTCTCGCCCTGTGGTTGATTGAAGAGTAAGAAGGGTCGCGGACATATTCGGTCCGCAATTCGAGGAGCCCTCCGTGGTCCAGACCTCCGCTCGGCTGCTCAGCCTGCTGTCCCTCTTGCAGTCCCGGCGCTTCTGGTCGGGCGAGGAGCTGGCGCGCCAGCTCGAGGTGACCGAGCGCAGCGTCCGCCGTGACATGGACCGCCTCCGGAGCCTCGGCTATCCCGTGCATGCCACCGCGGGCGTTGGCGGCGGCTACCAGCTCGGCGCTGGAAAGGAGCTGCCGCCCCTCCCCCTCGAGGATGATGAGGCCGTGGCCGTCGCCGTGGGGCTGCGCGTGGCCGCCACCGGGTCCGTGACGGGCATGGAGGAGGCCTCGGTGCGGGCGCTCGCCAAGCTGGAGCAGGTGCTCCCCAAGAGGCTCCGGCGCCGGGTCAGCGCGCTGCACGCCGTGAGCGTCCGGCTGGGCGACACCGGGCCCACTTTCGATGCTGAGGCCCTGGCCGTGATGGCCAATGCCTGCCGCGACTGCGAGCTCCTCCGCTTCGACTACAGCAGCCACCAGGGCGTGGCCAGCGAGCGCCTCGTCGAGCCCTACCGGCTCGTCCACACCCGCTACCGCTGGTACCTCCTGGCGTACGACGTGGAGCGGGAGGCCTGGCGCACCTTCCGCGTCGATCGCATCGGCGGGAAGCCCAAGCCTGGACGGCGATTCAAGCCCCGCCCCCTCCCCTCCGAGGACGTGGCCGCCTACGTGTCCCAGTCCGTCTCCACAGACGTGTACCGCTTCCGCGCCCGCGCCACGGTGCTTGCCCCCGCGCACGTCGTCTCCGAGCGGCTGTCCGGCGTGGCCGGGCGCATCGAGGAGCTGGCGCCGGACCGCTGCCTCCTCCACACCGGCGCCGCGACCCTCGAAGTGCTGGCGTTCCACCTCGGGTTCCTCGGATTCGAGTTCGAGGTGCACGAGCCCCAGGAACTCGTGGATTTCCTTCGTCAGGCGTCCGAGCGGCTCGCCCGGGCGGCGAAGCGGATGGAGGCCGCAGCGGACAAAACGCCCTGAAGGCTTGTTGTTTCAGGCACTTAGCAATTGCCGAAAAAAGATCGAAATGCCGTGTCGATCTCTCGCCCTCTCAGTCGACGCATTTGTAGAACCGGGGATGAACCCCGGTGCAAGACGGAGAGACAACGATGAAGTTCATGGTCCTGGTGAAGGCGACGAAGGAGTCCGAGGCGGGCACGATGCCGAGCGAGGAGATGCTCACCGCCATGATGAAGTACAACGAGGAGCTGGTGAAGGCCGGCATCATGCTCGCGGGCGAGGGACTTCACCCCAGCTCCAAGGGAGCGCGGATCCGGTTCTCCGGCCCCAAGCGCACCGTGATCGACGGTCCCTTCGCCGAGACCAAGGAGCTGGTCGCCGGCTTCTGGCTCTGGCAGGTGAAGTCCAAGGAGGAGGCCATCGAGTGGCTCAAGCGCTGCCCCAACCCCATGAACGAGGACAGCGAGATCGAGCTGCGCCAGGTGTTCGATGCGGAGGACTTCGCGGCGAGTGACCCCACCGGCGAGGTCCGGCGGAAGGAAGAGGAGCTCCGCGCCCTCACCGAGTCGCGCCGCGGTTAGCAGTTTGCGAGGCACGGTGCGCCTCGCGCCTTGCGCGGGCGGAGGAAGATGCTCTAGTCGCGAGCCGTGACGGCTTCCGAGACGCATCGTGCCATCCACGCGGTCTGGAGAATCGAGTCGGCCCGGCTCATCGCGGGTCTCACCCGGCTCGTGCGCGACGTCGGTCTCGCCGAGGAGCTGGCGCAGGACGCGCTCGTCGCCGCGCTGGAGCAGTGGCCAAAGTCGGGCGTCCCAGACAACCCCGGCGCCTGGCTCATGGCCTCCGCGAAGCATCGCGCCATTGACCAACTGCGCCGGAAGCAGCGCCTCGAGCGAAAGCACGAGGAGCTGGGTCATGAGCTCGAAACCCAGCAGGCGCTGTCCGTGCAGGACCTCGACGCCGCGATCGACGACTCCGTGGGCGATGACCTGCTGCGGCTCGTGTTCATCTCCTGTCACCCAGTGCTCTCGACCGAGGCCCGCGTGGCGCTCACCCTCCGGTTGCTCGGAGGCCTGACCACCGAGGAGATCGCCCGCGCGTTCCTCGTCCCGGAGCCAACCGTCGCCCAGCGGATCGTCCGGGCCAAGCGGACCCTCGCCGAGGCCCATGTTCCCTTCGAGGTTCCCCGGGGGCCCGAGCTCGAGGCCCGCGTGTCGTCAGTGCTCGAGGTCATCTACCTCGTCTTCAATGAGGGCTACTCGGCGACCGCCGGGGATGACTGGGTGCGGCCCGCGCTCTGCGAGGACGCGCTCCGTCTGGGCCGCATCCTGGCGGGGCTCGTCCCCGAGGAGCCGGAGGTCCACGGCCTCGTCGCGCTCATGGAGATCCAGGCCTCGCGCCTGAGGGCGCGGGTGGGTCCGTCGGGCGAGCCCATCCTGCTCCTCGATCAGAACCGCGCGCTCTGGGATCAGCTGCTCATCCGCCGAGGGCTCTCGGCGCTGGCGCGGGCCGAGACGCTCTCTCCCGAGCGAGGCCCGTACACGTTCCAGGCCGCGATTGCCGCCTGCCACGCCCGCGCACGGACCGCGGAGCAGACGGACTGGCCGCTCATTGCCGCGCTGTACACGGGGCTCGCCCAGCTCTCGCCCTCTCCTGTCATCGAGCTGAATCGCGCCATGGCGCTCTCGATGGCGTTCGGCCCCGCGATAGGGCTCCAGCTCGTCGATGAGCTGACCGAGGAGCCGTCGCTCCAGGGCTACCACCTGCTGCCGAGCGTGCGCGGAGACCTGCTCTTCAAGCTGGGCCGCTACGACGAGGCTCGCGGGGAGTTCGAGCGCGCGGCCTCCTTGACTCGCAACGCACGCGAGAAGGGCGTGCTGCTCGAGCGCGCCGCAGCGTGTGCTCGCGACCCCCTCCCGCAGCCACCCTCATCGCCTCCCGAGGGCAAGGCCCCCACGCGGCGGCGGTGAGCACAGGAGGGCTCAGCGCAACACCGGAAGGGGGAAGCGATCCGGGCGGGAGTCCCGCAGAACCTGTGAGGCAGGGCCCACCTCCGCCGCGCCCAGCCCGTCACGCTGGGAGCGGAAAGTGGCCTGAGGATCTCTCGCGCTCGCCTTTCCCCCGTGGAAGAAGGCAAAGCGCATGGCCAGGGCGCCCACGGTGGTCAACGCACTGGCCGCCACCGTCTTCCAGCGCTGGCGCCCAGGCCACAGCGCCAGTCCGAGCCCCGCGACGGTGCACACCTTGAACGCCTTCCACAGCGCTCCCGATGCTCCGGTCCGCAGCGGTCTGGCCACCGGCTCCGAGCGTGATGCATCCCGCTCCACCGCCACGGTTGCCGCCAATGCCGCCGCCGTGCCGCTCAGCCAGAAGACGCGCACCACCCGGCGCTCGTGGCGGTGCAGGGGGAGCAGCTCGAGGAAGGCGCCACAGCTCGCCACCGAGGAGCTCATGAAGAGCAGCGGCAGGGTGCGGTGCGTGTGCTGCCAGAGTGGCACCGCGCTGTTGCAGAGAAGCACCGCGGTGTAGCCCGCCAGCGGCATGCCGAGCAGTCCGCCCACCACGCCCGCGGCCCGTCCCGCCCATCCCAGAAAACCGCGTCCGTGCGACAGCACGACCGCCGCGCTGTTGGCCGCACCCGAGCCGGCGAGCGACCAGGAGCCCATGCTCATCGGCGACTTGGGCCGGAACACGCGCAGCATGTTCAGGAAGCGCTCGGGCCGTCCCAGGTCATGGATGAGCAGACCTCCGCTCACGGCATCCCCCACGGCGCCCACCCAGTGGCAGCGCTTCGCCAGTCCATCGAGCCGCCCCCGCCCACAGAGCTGCGCGGCCACCCCGAGCAGGCTCGCAGCCCCGGCGAGCCCTCCCACGTAGAGGTAGAGGGGAACGCTCCAGATCCACACGGGCTCTTTGACAGCGGGCTGGCCGTAGTACGTGGGCGTGGGCTCGCCCTGGCCAGCACGCACGGGCAGCTCTCCCCGGGCCAGCGCGGAGGGAACCGGCGCGTCGATCTGCTCGACCCGCTGCTGCGAGCCCTCGCCGCGCAGGAGCCCCAGCTCGGGATCCACGTTCCGGCCATCGTGGCGCCGCTGTGCCTCGTCCAGCCTCAAGTCGCTCATGTCCCCTCCCCTCCCAACAGCACCGCCCCCACCGCGAGCACCGCCATCCCCAGCGCGCCCAGCCCTACGCTGGCCCAGCTCGACTTGCCCTTGCGGGTGGGCACCACGGGATCCGGCGGCAGGTTGTAGACCTCCGGCCGATCCACCAGCAGGAAGAAAGCGTTGAGGCCTCCCGTGCCCGGCTGGTTCTCTCCGTCCACTCCGTAGAGGTACGCGTCCGTGACGCCCTGCGCGTGCAGCTTCTCCACCCGCTTCCGGGCGCGCTCCTGGAGTTCCTCCACGTCACCGAACTGGATGGACTGCGTGGGACAGTGCTTGGCGCACGCCGGCGTCATGTCGTCCTTGAGCCGGTCGTAGCAGAGCGTGCACTTCCAGGCGCGCCCGTCGTCCGGGCGCCGATCGATGACACCGAAGGGACAGCCCACCACGCAGTAGCCACAGCCGTTGCACACGTCGGGCTGCACGTAGACGGTGTCGAACTCGGTGCGGATGATGGCCCCCGTGGGGCACGCCTCCAGGCAGCCGGCGCTCTGGCAGTGCTTGCAGACGTCCGACATCATCAGCCAGGAGAAGTTGCCCAGACCGGACTCCTGGCCCTGCAACGGCACCGGCCGCTCGACGAAGGCCACGTGCCGCCACGACGAGGCACCCAGGTGGCCCGTGTGGTCGTAGGACATGCCCGTGAAGTGGAAGCCGTCGTCCGGCAACTGGTTCCACTGCTTGCAGGCCACCTCGCACGCCTTGCAGCCGATGCACAGCGTGGTGTCGGTAAAGAAGCCTTTGCGGCCCATCTGGCGCTACTCCTTCCTCTCCTGCATGGGCTGCGGCAGCGGCTCCTTGGGCCCAGAGCCCCGGCTGGGCTCAAGCGTGCCGGGCGGCAGCGGAGGCACCCGCTCCCGAGCCGACACCTCATGGCCCTCGCTGCGCCGCCCCGGACGAATGTCCCCGGTGAACGCCTTGGACTCCTGAATGGTCACGTTCGGATCTCCCACGAGCGCGGCCAGATCATTCGCGCTATCGCCTCGCGTCCGGCCCACCCCGCCCCAGTGGTACGGCAGGCCGATCTGGTGCACCCGGCGCCC
This genomic interval carries:
- a CDS encoding GFA family protein; protein product: MSNAPSTQTTKTAGFQTYRGSCQCGAVRFEADFDPSQGTTRCNCTVCTKTGSWGVLMKPSAFRLLSGQEVLGDYSRYEAGHARFCKVCGVRTFGHGDIPELGGAFYSVNLNCLDGADLTGVPVRYLDGLHDTWAELAVMPYVSPFAAGGGRSVFKEA
- a CDS encoding helix-turn-helix transcriptional regulator; protein product: MVQTSARLLSLLSLLQSRRFWSGEELARQLEVTERSVRRDMDRLRSLGYPVHATAGVGGGYQLGAGKELPPLPLEDDEAVAVAVGLRVAATGSVTGMEEASVRALAKLEQVLPKRLRRRVSALHAVSVRLGDTGPTFDAEALAVMANACRDCELLRFDYSSHQGVASERLVEPYRLVHTRYRWYLLAYDVEREAWRTFRVDRIGGKPKPGRRFKPRPLPSEDVAAYVSQSVSTDVYRFRARATVLAPAHVVSERLSGVAGRIEELAPDRCLLHTGAATLEVLAFHLGFLGFEFEVHEPQELVDFLRQASERLARAAKRMEAAADKTP
- a CDS encoding YciI family protein, encoding MKFMVLVKATKESEAGTMPSEEMLTAMMKYNEELVKAGIMLAGEGLHPSSKGARIRFSGPKRTVIDGPFAETKELVAGFWLWQVKSKEEAIEWLKRCPNPMNEDSEIELRQVFDAEDFAASDPTGEVRRKEEELRALTESRRG
- a CDS encoding RNA polymerase sigma factor translates to MTASETHRAIHAVWRIESARLIAGLTRLVRDVGLAEELAQDALVAALEQWPKSGVPDNPGAWLMASAKHRAIDQLRRKQRLERKHEELGHELETQQALSVQDLDAAIDDSVGDDLLRLVFISCHPVLSTEARVALTLRLLGGLTTEEIARAFLVPEPTVAQRIVRAKRTLAEAHVPFEVPRGPELEARVSSVLEVIYLVFNEGYSATAGDDWVRPALCEDALRLGRILAGLVPEEPEVHGLVALMEIQASRLRARVGPSGEPILLLDQNRALWDQLLIRRGLSALARAETLSPERGPYTFQAAIAACHARARTAEQTDWPLIAALYTGLAQLSPSPVIELNRAMALSMAFGPAIGLQLVDELTEEPSLQGYHLLPSVRGDLLFKLGRYDEARGEFERAASLTRNAREKGVLLERAAACARDPLPQPPSSPPEGKAPTRRR
- the nrfD gene encoding NrfD/PsrC family molybdoenzyme membrane anchor subunit, whose amino-acid sequence is MSDLRLDEAQRRHDGRNVDPELGLLRGEGSQQRVEQIDAPVPSALARGELPVRAGQGEPTPTYYGQPAVKEPVWIWSVPLYLYVGGLAGAASLLGVAAQLCGRGRLDGLAKRCHWVGAVGDAVSGGLLIHDLGRPERFLNMLRVFRPKSPMSMGSWSLAGSGAANSAAVVLSHGRGFLGWAGRAAGVVGGLLGMPLAGYTAVLLCNSAVPLWQHTHRTLPLLFMSSSVASCGAFLELLPLHRHERRVVRVFWLSGTAAALAATVAVERDASRSEPVARPLRTGASGALWKAFKVCTVAGLGLALWPGRQRWKTVAASALTTVGALAMRFAFFHGGKASARDPQATFRSQRDGLGAAEVGPASQVLRDSRPDRFPLPVLR
- a CDS encoding 4Fe-4S dicluster domain-containing protein, which produces MGRKGFFTDTTLCIGCKACEVACKQWNQLPDDGFHFTGMSYDHTGHLGASSWRHVAFVERPVPLQGQESGLGNFSWLMMSDVCKHCQSAGCLEACPTGAIIRTEFDTVYVQPDVCNGCGYCVVGCPFGVIDRRPDDGRAWKCTLCYDRLKDDMTPACAKHCPTQSIQFGDVEELQERARKRVEKLHAQGVTDAYLYGVDGENQPGTGGLNAFFLLVDRPEVYNLPPDPVVPTRKGKSSWASVGLGALGMAVLAVGAVLLGGEGT